Genomic window (Streptomyces liliiviolaceus):
CCTCGGGAGCCCGCCGCCGGGCCCGCGCGGAGGCCGGCATCCAGGGCGCCGCCAGCATCCGGGACGCCGACGACCTGCTGCGTGACGTGGCGATGTTCCTCCGCCTCGTCGAACGCATGCTGGTGCTCCAGCCGGTGCTGCCGCAGCCGCGGCACGAGGGCGGGCAGGGAGGGCAGGGCGGGCATGGTCTCCAGGGCGGTCAGGCCGCCCTGGAGACCCGGATCGTGCCGGGGCCCCGGGACGTGACGGACGTCCCGGACGCGGGCTGATGACGATGAGGGGGCCTGGACCCGGACCCCGTCCGGCTGTCCACCCGGCTGCCCAGCCGTGGTTCCCGGCCGGATGCCCGCCGGGGCGTCCGGGCCGGTGAGGGGCGTGCGTCCGGCGCGCGAGACGGGGGGCCGGGCAGCGGGCGTGAGGCAATAGGGTTGGGATGCCTGAATCTCCCCGGCGCCGGACACGGCGGGGGAGGTATGCCCATCGCTCCGCCGTACCGAGGCGGTGCCGCGCCGAGGAGTCAACTGCCGTGTCGGACCCGATGCGCCCGCCCGTCTCCCACCGCCGCCCTGAATCGGCGTCGCCGCGCTCCGGCCCCTCCAGTCCCCGTGCCTCGCTCCGTACGGCCGTGGTCTGGGACGTTCTGAAGGACGCCCTCGACCGCCGGGTCAAGGCCACGGGCCGGGAGTCGCTGGACGTGCTCGACACCGGAGGCGGCAGCGGCAACTTCGCGGTGCCCGTGGCCCGGCTCGGCCACCGCGTCACCGTCGTGGACCCCAGCCCGAACGCGCTGTTCGCACTGGAGCGCCGGGCCGCCGAGGCGGATGTCGCCGACCGCGTCCAGGGGGTCCAGGGCGATGCCCACGGCCTCTTCGACGTCGTCGAGCGCGGCGGCTACGACGCGGTGCTGTGCCATGGCGTCCTTGAGTACATGGACGACCCCGCCGAGGGCCTGCGCAACGCCGTCGGCGCGCTGCGTGCCGAGGGCGTGCTGAGCCTGCTCGCCGCCGGACTGGGCGGCGCCGTGCTCGCGCGGGCCCTCGCCGGACACTTCACGGAGGCCCGCCAGGCCCTCAGTGACCCGGACGGCCGCTGGGGCGAGGGTGATCCTGTTCCGCACCGCTTCACGGCCGACCAGCTCACCGCTCTGGTCGAGGCCGCGGGCCTCGGCGTGGCCTCGGTGCACGGCGTCCGGGTCTTCGCGGACCTGGTCCCCGGGGTCCTCGTGGACACCGAGCCGGGCGCCCTGGACGCCCTGCTGAAACTGGAGACCGCGGCCGCCGAACTCGCCGCCTTCCACTCTGTTGCCACGCAGCTTCATGTGCTCGGTGAGACGCGGGAGTCGCACGAGGGGTGAGCCGCCACCCGCGTCGCACCGCTGATCAGGGGCGCGACAGCAGATGGAGTACGCCACAGGCCCCCCGATCGGGCGCTCGGAGCCGTATGATCGGGGGAGACCGTCCGGCATGACGGGCCGGTCGCTGGGGAATCTACGCCTCAGTGGATCGGAAAGCCATGGCGGGTTCCGGTTGGCGAATTGGCGCAGAGGGGCGGGTTTCACGGGGGCGATTCCCTGCCTATCCTGAAGGGGACCCCCGGTCGCCCCGGCGACTGCACGATGAGGAGGACGCCGTGCCGCTCTCGGAGCACGAGCAGCGAATGCTCGAGCAGATGGAGCGAGCGCTGTACGCCGAAGATCCCAAGTTCGCGACAGCGCTTGAGGGAAGCGGGCTGCGTACGTACACCCGGCGACGGGTCTACCAGGCGGTCGCCGGCTTCCTCGTAGGTATCGCGCTCCTCATGGCCGGAATGGTCGCACAGCAGATCTGGGTCAGCGTGGTGGGTTTTCTCGTCATGCTGGGCTGCGCGGTGCTCGCCGTCACCGGTTGGCGCAAAGCCCCCAAGCCGGGTGAACAGCCCGCGGCGGGTGCGCCGGGTGCTCCGCAGGCCCGTCGTCAGGGTCGGCAGCGGCGCTCCATGATGGACCGCATCGAACAGCGCTGGCAGCGGCGCCGTGACGAGCAGGGCGGCCAGTAGCCCACCGGGTTCAGGCCGAGCAGACGCACGCAAGAAGGGGTGACCACCGCCGAGGTGGCCACCCCTTCGGCGTGCCCGCCGCCGGTGTGGCCGGCCGCCCCGCCCCGACGGTCGGCGTGAAGCCGCCCGGCTTCCGTGCCGCCCAGCGCCAAGCCGCCCGGCGAGACAGCCGGCCGAACGCCGCGCCCGCCCGGTGAGACAGACCGCCCACCAGCGCCGGGCCCGCCCGGCGCGGAGCCGTGACGCGAGGAGGGGCGCCGACCCGGTCCGGGTCGGCGCCCTCCTCGCTGCCTCGGTTCGGCAGTCGGTCAGCCCCCGCTGCCGCCCTGTTCCGACGGGCGGCGGAGCAGGGCCGTCCAGCGGGCCGCGGCGCGGTACTTCAGCGCGTGCCACCTCGCGGAGGCCGCCCACACCACCCGGACGGACGAGCGCGGTGCGAGCAGTGCGCGCAGGCGCGTGCCGCGGCTGGCGGTGGCCCGCAGGCCCTGGGTCATCCGGCGGACATCGGCGCTCAACCCCGGGGTCGGCCGGGGGGCAGGCGCGTACAGGACCTGCTCCACCGCGTCGGCGATCCGGTGGACGGAGGCCGCGGCCTCCGGCTCCAGATGCCCGACGCGGACGATCCGCGCCGCCGCCTTGCGCGGAGTCTGCGACTCGTCGGGCGGAATACCGAAGTCCCACGCCGTGTCACTGACCTCCTGCCAGGCCTCCAGCGCGACGGCCGCGGTACGGGCCTCGCCCCGGCCGTGCGATTCGAGCCGGACGTCCCGCGCCCCGCCGGCACCGTCGTCCTGCCCGGCCGCCGACGCGGCCCCTCCGGTGTCCGCGGTGAGCCAGTTGTGCGAACCGAGCCGCACCGACCGGGTCCGCATCCGCCACAGCATCGGCAGCAGCGGCAGCGTGCCCACGGCGAGTCCGCCCGCGAGCCACAGGAGCAGGGACAGCCACCACGGCGGATCGTCGTTCGTCGCGCCGAACGCCGCCTGCGGGGAGTCGCTGGCGCAGGGCTGCTCCAGCTTCTTCTCGGCCGCCGAGCACTCCTCGCTCCCCGAAGGGGCGGCGGAGGGCGCCGTGGACGAGGAACGCGACGGCGCGTCCGGGTCGGGGACGGTCGCGCCGGGCGTGTCCGTGCGGGTGTACTCGGGGACCGAGCCCCGGTTCGGCGTCGGCTCGAAGCGGGTCCAGCCCACGCCCTCGAAGTACAGCTCGGGCCAGGCGTGCGCGTCCCGCAGGCCCACCGACATCGTGCCGTCCGACTTGGGCGAACCGGGCGTGAAGCCCACCGCGACCCGGGCCGGTATGCCCAGCGTGCGGGCCATGGAGGCCATCGCGAAGGAGAAGTGGACGCAGAAGCCCTCCTTGTCCCTGAGGAAACGCGCTATCGCCTGGGAGCCGCTGCCGACCTTCACCTCCGTGTCGTACGTGAAGCCGCCCTCCAGGGCGAACCAGTCCTGCAGCTTCACCGCGCGCTCGTAGTCGTTGGCCGCGTCCGCCGTGATCTCCCGTGCCGTCGTGGCCACCACCGGCGGCAGCGAGTTCGGCACCTTGGTGAACTCGCGCCTCAGCACCTCCGGCGCCTCGGGCGCGTTCGCGAGCTGATCCGCGGTCGGCTGCACGATCAGGCTCTTGACCGTGTACTCCTGGCCGCGGGTCGTCTGGCCGTGGTCGCCGACGAGCGTGCGGCCCACCGGCTCGAAGCGCCACTTGCCGTTGATGCCCACCTGGCTGGCCGGGTAGGGCAGCGGCAGCCAGTCCTGCGCGTACCAGTCGGCCGCCGAGATCCTCGTCTGCACCTCGGTGCGCTGGACGTCGTCACTGAGGCCGGGCGGTGTCGGGAACGACCCCGGCACGTCCTCGACATGACGCTTCGCGGGCTTCCACGCCGTGCCGTCGAACTCGTCGAGCGAGACGATCCGCAGATAGAGGTTCTGCGTCTCCTCGGAGTTGGTGCGGTAGGACATGACCTCGCGGTCCTCGTCCACGTTCAGGCTGTCGCTGAGCGAGACCAGCGGGTTCACCGCGGAGATCGTGTTGCCCCCGCCGGAACCCGCGGCGACGCCCGTGCGAGCGGCGTCCAGCAGCCCGCCGTCGAGCGCGGGCAGGGCGAGCGGGACGACCAGTGCGACGCCGAGCGCGACGGCGCCGATGCGCCGTCCCGTACGGACCGGCGCGGTCGGGCTGCCCGAGGGATCCCCGCCCGGTGTGCGGGGCCCGCCGCCGAAGACGCGCCCCCACTGCGAGAGCCGGTCACGTCCCTCGGCCAGCAGCAGCACCAGATATCCGGTGGCCGCCAGCAGGAACCAGATCCATCCGGCGCCGCCGTCCGCGAGACCCGCGGCGACGGAGTACAGCGCGAGCAGCGGCAGCCCGGCGGGGGCGGCGCTGCGGAACGTCACCGCGAGCGCGTCCACCGCGAGGCCGATCACCACGACCCCGCCGACCATCATCAGACGGATGCCGTCGGAGAGCGGCGCCGGGATCGAGTACCTGCTGACGTCGTCGGCGCCCGCCTGCAGCAGCTCGCCGAAGTAACGGAAGACATCGGGGCCGGGCAGCAGCCCGGCTATGGCGTGCTCCCGGGCGAACGACAGGGTCAGCAGCATCAGGGTCACGAGTGCCTGGACCGCGATCGTCAGCGGCCGTGCGAGCGGCACCCGCCGGGCCGCCGCGCCCACCGCGGTCTGCACCGCGACCAGGAACGCCGCCTGGAGGAACCAGCTCGCCGGATCGACCAGCGGCAGCAGCGCGCAGGACGCCATCAGGGTCGCCGCCGCGGCGCACAGCGCCAGTCGCGCGCGCCCGCTCATGAGAGACCGCCTCCCGCCGTGCTGCCCGTGGACGCGACCCCGTTGCGCTGTCGGTCCGCCTCCCGCCACAGGTCGGCCAGGCCGACGCCCGGTGGGACGGCCACAGCGGTCCAGCCCGCCTCACGCAGCATCCGAAGCCACTCCTCGCCCTGTTCGTCGGGGGTGCCCCGCACCCATGCCCCGCTGTCCAGCAGGAAGGCGATCGCCCCGCCACTGCGCTGGCGCATCTTGGCGAGCACCGACGCCTGCTCCTCGTCCAGGTCGCCGAGGAAGGCCACCAGCAGTCCTTCGTTGCCGCCGCGCAGCACTTCGTACGCCCGGGACAGGCCCGTACCGTCGGAGTGGTCGATCACCGCGAGGGTGTCCATCATCAGCCCCGCCGCGTCCGCCGACTCCTGGCTGGCCCCGGCGAACCCGTCGGCGCCCTCGCCGGGCACCGAGGTCCCGGTGTCGGTCAACAGACGTACCGAGAAGCCCCGTTCGAGCATGTGCACCAGCGTCGACGCGGTGCCGGAGACGGCCCATTCGAAGGCCGAGTCGGGGCCCGCGCCGTCGAAGGCGATGCCCCGGGTGTCGAGGAGCACCGTGCAGCGGGACCGCTGCGGCTGCTCCTCGCGGCGCACCATCAGCTCGCCGTACCGCGCGGTCAGCCGCCAGTGGACCCTGCGCAGGTCGTCGCCGTAGCGGTACCCGCGCGGGATCACGTCGTCCTCGCCCGCCAGCGCGAGCGAGCGCTGCCGCCCGTCGCCGTACCCCTTCGCCTCGCCGGTCAGCCGGACCGGCGGCAGGGGCTCCACGCGCGGGACGACGGTGAGGGTGTCGAAGGTGGAGAAGGAACGGGTCAGCTCGCACATGCCGAAGGGGTCGCTGAGCCGCAGTTGCAACGGGCCCAGCGGGTAGCGCCCGCGCAGGTCCGAACGCACGCGGTACGACACCTCGCGCCGGCCGACCGCCTCGACCCGGTCCAGGACGAAGCGGGGCCGCGGCCCCAGCACGTACGGCACCCGGTCCTGGAGCATCAGCAGCCCGGTGGGCAGCCGCGAGACGTTGTCCATCCGCAGATGGACCCGTGCCTCGGAGCCGGCCGGCACCCGCGCGGGGGAGAGCCGGCGGCTGCCGGCGACCCGGTAGCGCGTGCGGTACAGCACGGCCGTGCAGATCAGCGGCAGGACGGCGAGCAGGAGTCCGACCCGGAGCAGATCGCTCTGCCCCAGGACGTACGCGCAGACGGCGGCCGCGATGCCGGCGGCCAGGAACGACCGCCCGCGGGTGGTGAGCCCGGCGAGAGCCGTGCGCATCCCGCCCCGGTCCTCCTCCGCGGACGCCGCGGGCATCCCCCCGCCCGTCATCACAGCCTCCGGGGCGGCTGCTGGCCGAAGGCGGACGTGCCCCGGCCCATCGCCGGGCCGCCCGGCGCCGGGGGCGCCGCGGGCACGGCCGTGCGCTGGAGGATCTCCAGGACGACCTGCTCGGCCGTACGACGGTTCAACTGGGCCTGGGCGGTGGGCAGCAGCCGGTGTGCCAGGACCGCCACGGCGAGAGCCTGCACGTCGTCCGGCAGTGCGTAGTCCCGGCCGCTCAGAGCGGCGGAGGCCTTCGCGGCGCGCAGCAGATGGAGCGTCGCGCGCGGCGAGGCGCCGAGTCTCAGGTCCGGGTGGCTGCGCGTGGCACCGACCAGGTCGACCGCGTACCGGCGGACCGGTTCGGCGACGTGGACCGTGCGGACCGCGTCGATGAGCTTGACGATCTCGTGCGCGTGCGCCACCGGCTGCAGGTCGTCCAGCGGGGAGGCCCCGCCGTGGATGTCGAGCATCTGCAACTCGGCGTCGGCGCTGGGATAGCCGATGGAGACCCGGGCCATGAATCGGTCCCGCTGCGCCTCCGGCAGGGGATAGGTGCCCTCCATCTCGACCGGGTTCTGCGTGGCCACCACCATGAAGGGGCTGGGCAGCTCGTAGGTGTGCCCGTCGATGGTGACCTGGCGCTCCTCCATGGACTCCAGGAGCGCCGACTGGGTCTTGGGCGACGCGCGGTTGATCTCGTCGCCGATCACGATCTGCGCGAAGATCGCCCCCGGTTTGAACTCGAACTCCCTGTTCTGCTGGTCCCAGATGGACACCCCGGTGATGTCCGAGGGCAGCAGGTCGGGCGTGAACTGAATACGTCGCACCGAGCAGTCGATGGACCGCGCGAGTGCTTTGGCCAGCATGGTCTTGCCGACGCCGGGGACATCCTCGATGAGCAGATGTCCCTCGGCGAGCAGTACGGTCAGCGAAAGCCGTACGACCTCAGGCTTGCCCTCGATCACTTCCTCCACCGAACTGCGGACTCTCTCCACAGTGGCGGTCAGATCTGTGAGGCTCGCTCGATCGTCATAGGTCGTCACCCGGCCCTCCTCGGCCCGTTCTTTCTCCGGGCCGACACGCTGCGATGCGAACCGGCCCACCCCGAACACGGACGCCACGCGTGAAAAGTTCCGCGCGACGCCACACACGCATTCTTGTTGCCGTTACCGGTTCGTGTCATCCGCCTGTGGATAACTGGCCGTGATATGTCGGCTCTTGCGCTTTATGGCCGGGTCCCACTGGCGTCAGGTGGGGTCTATCTCACTCAGGAGGCCCGTCTTCACGTCGAACACAAAACCACGTACGTCGTCGGAGTGCAGAAGGAACGGGGAGGTCCGCACGCGCTGCATGGACTGCCGGACGTCCTGTTCGACGTCGCGGAACGCCTCGACCGCCCACGCCGGGCGCTGGCCGACCTCCATCTCCAGATCGTGGCGGAACTCCTCGGTGAGGGACTCCAGGCCGCAGCCGGTGTGATGGATGAGCACGACGCTGCGGGTGCCGAGCGCGCGCTGGCTGATGGTGAGGGAGCGGATCACGTCGTCGGTGACGACGCCTCCCGCGTTGCGGATGGTGTGACAGTCGCCGAGCTCAAGGCCGAGTGCGGCGTGCAGGTCGAGCCGGGCGTCCATGCAGGCCACGACCGCGACGCGCAGGACCGGCCGGGCGTCCATGCCCGGATCGGTGAACGCGTCGGCGTACCTCCCGTTGGCGTCGACCAGGCGGTCCGTGACGGTGCCGGGGCGGGCCGTGGCGTCCTCGGGCTCGGTGGGAACGGATGCGGAAGTCGTCATACCTATGACGGTAAGGGGCACGTGCCGTTCGGGCCCGTTGTGAGAGGGGACAAAGAACATCAATGAGCGTTGTTGTGAGGTAACCCACAAGGGTGGACCGAGTGCACCCGTTCGGGTGGAAAACACCAGGTTTTCGCTTGATCGCGGGTGAGAGCCGCGACGCGCAGGCCGGTTCATTGACCGCGAGACACCGTGGACTAAAGTGACGCGAAGCGGGAGGCGAGTTGTCCTCCCTGCTGGACTGCTAAACCCCGGAGGCCCG
Coding sequences:
- a CDS encoding class I SAM-dependent methyltransferase, with the translated sequence MSDPMRPPVSHRRPESASPRSGPSSPRASLRTAVVWDVLKDALDRRVKATGRESLDVLDTGGGSGNFAVPVARLGHRVTVVDPSPNALFALERRAAEADVADRVQGVQGDAHGLFDVVERGGYDAVLCHGVLEYMDDPAEGLRNAVGALRAEGVLSLLAAGLGGAVLARALAGHFTEARQALSDPDGRWGEGDPVPHRFTADQLTALVEAAGLGVASVHGVRVFADLVPGVLVDTEPGALDALLKLETAAAELAAFHSVATQLHVLGETRESHEG
- a CDS encoding DUF3040 domain-containing protein yields the protein MPLSEHEQRMLEQMERALYAEDPKFATALEGSGLRTYTRRRVYQAVAGFLVGIALLMAGMVAQQIWVSVVGFLVMLGCAVLAVTGWRKAPKPGEQPAAGAPGAPQARRQGRQRRSMMDRIEQRWQRRRDEQGGQ
- a CDS encoding transglutaminase TgpA family protein, coding for MSGRARLALCAAAATLMASCALLPLVDPASWFLQAAFLVAVQTAVGAAARRVPLARPLTIAVQALVTLMLLTLSFAREHAIAGLLPGPDVFRYFGELLQAGADDVSRYSIPAPLSDGIRLMMVGGVVVIGLAVDALAVTFRSAAPAGLPLLALYSVAAGLADGGAGWIWFLLAATGYLVLLLAEGRDRLSQWGRVFGGGPRTPGGDPSGSPTAPVRTGRRIGAVALGVALVVPLALPALDGGLLDAARTGVAAGSGGGNTISAVNPLVSLSDSLNVDEDREVMSYRTNSEETQNLYLRIVSLDEFDGTAWKPAKRHVEDVPGSFPTPPGLSDDVQRTEVQTRISAADWYAQDWLPLPYPASQVGINGKWRFEPVGRTLVGDHGQTTRGQEYTVKSLIVQPTADQLANAPEAPEVLRREFTKVPNSLPPVVATTAREITADAANDYERAVKLQDWFALEGGFTYDTEVKVGSGSQAIARFLRDKEGFCVHFSFAMASMARTLGIPARVAVGFTPGSPKSDGTMSVGLRDAHAWPELYFEGVGWTRFEPTPNRGSVPEYTRTDTPGATVPDPDAPSRSSSTAPSAAPSGSEECSAAEKKLEQPCASDSPQAAFGATNDDPPWWLSLLLWLAGGLAVGTLPLLPMLWRMRTRSVRLGSHNWLTADTGGAASAAGQDDGAGGARDVRLESHGRGEARTAAVALEAWQEVSDTAWDFGIPPDESQTPRKAAARIVRVGHLEPEAAASVHRIADAVEQVLYAPAPRPTPGLSADVRRMTQGLRATASRGTRLRALLAPRSSVRVVWAASARWHALKYRAAARWTALLRRPSEQGGSGG
- a CDS encoding DUF58 domain-containing protein produces the protein MTGGGMPAASAEEDRGGMRTALAGLTTRGRSFLAAGIAAAVCAYVLGQSDLLRVGLLLAVLPLICTAVLYRTRYRVAGSRRLSPARVPAGSEARVHLRMDNVSRLPTGLLMLQDRVPYVLGPRPRFVLDRVEAVGRREVSYRVRSDLRGRYPLGPLQLRLSDPFGMCELTRSFSTFDTLTVVPRVEPLPPVRLTGEAKGYGDGRQRSLALAGEDDVIPRGYRYGDDLRRVHWRLTARYGELMVRREEQPQRSRCTVLLDTRGIAFDGAGPDSAFEWAVSGTASTLVHMLERGFSVRLLTDTGTSVPGEGADGFAGASQESADAAGLMMDTLAVIDHSDGTGLSRAYEVLRGGNEGLLVAFLGDLDEEQASVLAKMRQRSGGAIAFLLDSGAWVRGTPDEQGEEWLRMLREAGWTAVAVPPGVGLADLWREADRQRNGVASTGSTAGGGLS
- a CDS encoding AAA family ATPase — protein: MTTYDDRASLTDLTATVERVRSSVEEVIEGKPEVVRLSLTVLLAEGHLLIEDVPGVGKTMLAKALARSIDCSVRRIQFTPDLLPSDITGVSIWDQQNREFEFKPGAIFAQIVIGDEINRASPKTQSALLESMEERQVTIDGHTYELPSPFMVVATQNPVEMEGTYPLPEAQRDRFMARVSIGYPSADAELQMLDIHGGASPLDDLQPVAHAHEIVKLIDAVRTVHVAEPVRRYAVDLVGATRSHPDLRLGASPRATLHLLRAAKASAALSGRDYALPDDVQALAVAVLAHRLLPTAQAQLNRRTAEQVVLEILQRTAVPAAPPAPGGPAMGRGTSAFGQQPPRRL
- a CDS encoding beta-class carbonic anhydrase, translating into MTTSASVPTEPEDATARPGTVTDRLVDANGRYADAFTDPGMDARPVLRVAVVACMDARLDLHAALGLELGDCHTIRNAGGVVTDDVIRSLTISQRALGTRSVVLIHHTGCGLESLTEEFRHDLEMEVGQRPAWAVEAFRDVEQDVRQSMQRVRTSPFLLHSDDVRGFVFDVKTGLLSEIDPT